One stretch of Candidatus Eremiobacterota bacterium DNA includes these proteins:
- a CDS encoding ankyrin repeat domain-containing protein: protein MDRFSRYNRGEIDRRALGCLGTALVCSFAFDIVSRLPGVSNSGTQQEGSCFLFVLIIVAFIIYFAYRQNISEWLSSLKEKISMSPLHRAAWNGDRERLKEMLRDERQRSRKTMNGCTALHYGVLSAHPEILPMLADFIDVNAQDKEGRTALHMACSMGSIETVRQLLKLKARHDIKDGEGAEALYLAVQGSNKEIVRLLIEQGGDVCGTRDGDMTPLHCAVCSKDPREAKELETGDHLVFPPNYKSGSNLDIAGMLIEHGAPVDATTVFHETPLYLAVDEGNLPMVKLLVEHGASLEIGDKNGETPLFIAIADDIFPVVKYLIESGASLETATDEGKTLMHIAAETAPKYVELLIKKKAEINVKDKSGKTALHYAAQHDLNTVKTLIAHGADPRDADYDGRTPLDLAAQSKDRTIAAYLRSLK, encoded by the coding sequence ATGGACAGGTTCAGCAGGTATAACAGGGGAGAAATTGACCGCCGCGCGCTTGGCTGCCTGGGAACCGCACTTGTATGCTCCTTTGCCTTCGACATAGTCTCCCGATTACCCGGCGTATCGAATTCCGGCACTCAGCAAGAGGGCTCCTGTTTTCTTTTTGTGCTGATTATCGTGGCATTTATTATCTATTTCGCCTATCGCCAGAATATCAGTGAATGGCTCAGCTCTCTGAAGGAGAAGATTTCCATGTCACCGCTGCACCGGGCTGCCTGGAATGGCGACAGGGAACGGCTGAAGGAGATGCTTCGCGATGAGAGGCAGAGGAGCAGAAAGACAATGAACGGCTGCACCGCGCTCCACTATGGAGTTCTCAGCGCTCATCCCGAAATTCTCCCCATGCTTGCAGATTTCATTGATGTCAATGCCCAGGACAAGGAGGGAAGGACGGCGTTGCATATGGCGTGTTCTATGGGCTCCATTGAGACGGTACGGCAGCTCCTCAAGCTAAAAGCAAGACATGATATAAAGGACGGAGAAGGGGCAGAAGCACTTTACCTGGCCGTGCAAGGGTCAAATAAGGAGATAGTGAGGCTCCTCATAGAGCAGGGTGGCGATGTCTGTGGCACTCGCGATGGCGATATGACCCCTCTTCATTGCGCAGTATGCTCCAAGGACCCGCGGGAGGCGAAGGAGCTCGAGACTGGTGATCACCTTGTCTTTCCGCCGAACTACAAGAGCGGCTCCAATCTCGACATCGCAGGGATGCTCATCGAGCATGGCGCCCCTGTCGATGCCACGACGGTCTTTCATGAGACACCCCTGTACTTGGCCGTCGATGAAGGAAACCTTCCCATGGTAAAGCTTCTTGTGGAGCACGGCGCCTCCCTGGAAATAGGAGACAAGAATGGCGAAACCCCGCTCTTTATCGCCATTGCAGATGACATATTCCCTGTCGTCAAATATCTCATCGAATCTGGTGCATCGCTGGAGACGGCCACTGATGAAGGAAAGACCCTCATGCACATTGCTGCAGAGACGGCACCAAAGTATGTGGAGCTTCTCATAAAGAAAAAAGCTGAGATCAACGTGAAAGACAAGTCAGGGAAGACTGCCCTTCACTACGCCGCGCAACATGACCTGAACACGGTAAAGACGCTCATCGCCCATGGCGCAGATCCTCGTGACGCTGATTACGACGGCAGGACACCCCTCGATCTTGCAGCTCAGAGCAAGGATAGGACAATCGCGGCGTACCTGAGGTCGTTGAAATGA
- a CDS encoding ankyrin repeat domain-containing protein — protein MKKRHMLVMVLYAMVIVIGLLTYSVHQALMGGPRSTMATKVGTEIFVATAPLYGNGMAGDEVRMSLLIERNDLAGMEALLNKKPGLVNQAGMSASPLHRAVWENRLEMSEMLIAHGAPVNARDHEGRTALHFASTKRNQEIALMLIKRGAGLEEKDNEGKTPLCDSFSYVRPGEVPAAAVLLIKNGADVNAPDKNGNRPLHNAAFGCSKEAVSYLLEHGAEVNSVNNYGRTPLHKAAMGYERKTKKKVMELLVARGAKVNARDKAGATPIAYCFDYGERDSALFLFNNGAEVTILDAVKMNDEALVRRCILKDPQSVNTCEKWPSLQEPGDHPGALGESRNMTPLHYAVTYRCRNEIVGLLIKKGANVNSRNAEGKTPLILSAECHNNLVRLLLDSGADARIADSHGTTPLHMAACRGSRETAELLLKKGAEINAVTSGGDTPLHCAVQAGRKKTALFLLSEGADINARDSQGETPLHIAEKSKNTEMIEALKGSPLIKKSRRG, from the coding sequence ATGAAGAAGCGTCACATGCTCGTAATGGTACTGTATGCTATGGTGATAGTCATTGGCCTTCTGACTTACTCTGTACACCAGGCTCTCATGGGAGGGCCACGCTCCACCATGGCCACAAAGGTGGGTACGGAGATCTTCGTTGCAACAGCTCCCCTCTACGGAAACGGAATGGCAGGCGATGAGGTCAGGATGTCCCTTCTTATCGAAAGAAATGACCTTGCGGGTATGGAAGCCCTTCTCAACAAAAAACCAGGGCTGGTCAATCAGGCCGGCATGTCAGCATCCCCTCTTCACAGGGCAGTCTGGGAAAACAGGCTGGAAATGAGCGAGATGCTTATCGCGCACGGGGCCCCTGTCAATGCCAGGGATCATGAGGGCAGAACGGCCTTGCACTTCGCCTCTACAAAGAGAAATCAGGAAATAGCCCTGATGCTGATCAAGAGAGGCGCAGGACTCGAAGAGAAGGACAACGAGGGGAAAACACCGCTCTGTGACAGCTTCAGCTATGTCCGTCCCGGTGAGGTCCCCGCCGCGGCGGTTCTATTGATCAAGAATGGCGCCGATGTCAACGCACCGGACAAGAATGGCAACAGGCCCCTCCACAATGCGGCCTTTGGGTGCTCAAAAGAGGCAGTGTCATACCTCCTGGAGCATGGAGCAGAAGTTAACAGCGTGAACAACTATGGCAGAACGCCCCTTCACAAGGCGGCCATGGGCTATGAGCGCAAGACGAAAAAGAAAGTGATGGAGCTTCTTGTCGCAAGAGGCGCCAAGGTCAATGCCCGCGATAAGGCAGGGGCCACGCCGATTGCTTATTGCTTTGATTATGGTGAGAGGGACAGTGCGCTCTTTCTTTTCAACAATGGAGCTGAAGTCACTATTTTAGATGCCGTGAAGATGAATGATGAAGCCCTGGTCCGCCGCTGCATATTGAAAGATCCACAATCGGTGAATACTTGTGAAAAATGGCCCTCACTGCAGGAGCCGGGAGACCATCCCGGTGCCTTGGGCGAAAGCAGGAATATGACGCCGCTTCATTATGCCGTGACATACCGCTGCAGGAATGAAATTGTCGGGCTCCTGATTAAAAAAGGCGCGAATGTGAATTCAAGAAACGCCGAAGGGAAGACCCCCCTCATTCTTTCCGCCGAGTGCCATAATAACCTGGTGAGGCTCCTCCTGGACAGCGGGGCAGATGCGAGAATAGCCGATTCACATGGCACCACGCCCCTCCACATGGCAGCATGCCGCGGCTCGAGGGAGACTGCGGAGCTCCTCCTTAAGAAGGGAGCAGAGATAAATGCGGTGACCTCGGGTGGCGACACTCCTCTTCATTGCGCAGTGCAGGCCGGGCGAAAGAAAACAGCCTTATTCCTGCTTTCGGAAGGAGCCGATATAAACGCCCGTGACAGTCAAGGGGAAACACCCCTCCACATCGCTGAAAAGTCGAAAAACACAGAAATGATAGAAGCCCTCAAAGGGTCGCCTCTTATTAAGAAAAGCAGGAGAGGATGA